One part of the Aurantibacillus circumpalustris genome encodes these proteins:
- a CDS encoding SRPBCC domain-containing protein, translating to MEKFKVSVKLHCPAKEVFTGWLNDKTHSEFTGGSKAKTSPNEGGSFSAWDGYITGTNVEIFPYKKIIQKWRTTDFATDDEDSLIELFFTFKDDHTLVTITHTNIPEGQGDQYKKGWKDHYFAYMKKHFEK from the coding sequence GTGGAAAAATTTAAAGTATCTGTAAAATTGCATTGCCCGGCCAAAGAAGTATTTACCGGTTGGCTGAACGATAAAACTCATTCTGAATTTACAGGTGGTAGCAAAGCTAAAACGAGCCCAAATGAAGGAGGCAGTTTTTCAGCATGGGATGGCTACATAACTGGAACAAATGTTGAAATATTTCCTTACAAAAAAATAATTCAAAAATGGCGTACAACTGATTTTGCGACCGATGATGAAGATTCTCTCATTGAGCTTTTTTTTACGTTTAAAGACGATCACACTTTAGTAACCATTACACACACTAACATTCCTGAAGGCCAAGGTGATCAATACAAAAAGGGTTGGAAAGATCATTACTTTGCTTACATGAAAAAACACTTTGAAAAGTAA